In Streptomyces qaidamensis, one DNA window encodes the following:
- a CDS encoding acyl-CoA dehydrogenase produces MGHYKSNLRDIEFNLFEVLGRDKVYGTGPFEEMDVETAKSILEEMTRLSENDLAASFIDADRNPPVFDPETNTAPVPASFKKSYQAFMDSEYWRLGLPEEIGGTTSPRSLIWAYAELILGANPAVWMYSSGPAFAGILFEEGNEVQKHIAKVATEKQWGSTMVLTEPDAGSDVGAGRTKAVQQEDGSWHIEGVKRFITSGEHDMSENILHYVLARPEGAGPGTKGLSLFLVPKYLFDFETGELGERNGVYATNVEHKMGLKASNTCEMTFGDQHPAKGWLIGDKHDGIRQMFRIIEFARMMVGTKAISTLSTGYLNALEYAKERVQGPDLANFMDKTAPKVTVTHHPDVRRSLMTQKAYAEGMRALVLYTASVQDEIQIKEAAGEDVSALEALNDLLLPIVKGYGSEKGYEQLAQSLQTFGGSGFLQEYPIEQYIRDSKIDTLYEGTTAIQGQDFFFRKIVRNQGAALNSLAEDIKKFLALGEGGEELGAAREHLAKAAVELEAIVGLMLTDLAATEQDVKNIYKVGLNTTRLLMASGDVVVGYLLLKGAAVAAEKLQTASAKDVAFYTGKIAAAKFFAANVLPGVTLARKVAEGVELDLMELDEAAF; encoded by the coding sequence ATGGGGCACTACAAGTCGAATCTCCGCGACATCGAGTTCAACCTCTTCGAGGTACTCGGGCGCGACAAGGTGTACGGCACCGGTCCGTTCGAGGAGATGGACGTCGAGACCGCGAAGAGCATCCTGGAGGAGATGACCCGCCTCTCGGAGAACGATCTGGCGGCATCCTTCATCGACGCCGACCGCAACCCGCCGGTCTTCGACCCGGAGACCAACACCGCGCCGGTCCCCGCGTCCTTCAAGAAGAGCTACCAGGCCTTCATGGACTCCGAGTACTGGCGCCTGGGCCTCCCCGAGGAGATCGGCGGCACCACCTCGCCCCGCTCCCTGATCTGGGCCTACGCCGAGCTGATCCTGGGCGCCAACCCGGCCGTGTGGATGTACTCCTCGGGCCCGGCGTTCGCCGGCATCCTCTTCGAGGAGGGCAACGAGGTCCAGAAGCACATAGCCAAGGTCGCCACGGAGAAGCAGTGGGGCTCCACCATGGTGCTCACCGAGCCCGACGCGGGCTCCGACGTGGGCGCCGGCCGCACCAAGGCCGTGCAGCAGGAGGACGGCTCCTGGCACATCGAGGGCGTGAAGCGCTTCATCACGTCCGGTGAGCACGACATGTCGGAGAACATCCTCCACTACGTGCTGGCCCGCCCCGAGGGCGCCGGCCCCGGCACCAAGGGTCTGTCCCTCTTCCTCGTCCCGAAGTACCTCTTCGACTTCGAGACCGGCGAGCTGGGCGAGCGCAACGGCGTCTACGCCACGAACGTCGAGCACAAGATGGGCCTGAAGGCCTCCAACACCTGCGAGATGACCTTCGGCGACCAGCACCCCGCCAAGGGCTGGCTGATCGGCGACAAGCACGACGGCATCCGCCAGATGTTCCGCATCATCGAGTTCGCCCGCATGATGGTCGGCACGAAGGCGATCTCCACGCTGTCCACGGGCTACCTGAACGCGCTGGAGTACGCCAAGGAGCGCGTCCAGGGCCCCGACCTGGCGAACTTCATGGACAAGACCGCGCCCAAGGTCACCGTCACCCACCACCCCGACGTGCGCCGCTCGCTGATGACGCAGAAGGCGTACGCGGAGGGCATGCGCGCCCTGGTGCTCTACACGGCCTCCGTCCAGGACGAGATCCAGATCAAGGAAGCCGCGGGCGAGGACGTCTCCGCCCTGGAGGCCCTGAACGACCTGCTCCTGCCCATCGTCAAGGGCTACGGCTCCGAGAAGGGCTACGAGCAGCTCGCCCAGTCGCTCCAGACCTTCGGCGGCTCCGGCTTCCTGCAGGAGTACCCGATCGAGCAGTACATCCGGGACTCCAAGATCGACACCCTCTACGAGGGCACCACGGCGATCCAGGGCCAGGACTTCTTCTTCCGGAAGATCGTCCGCAACCAGGGCGCCGCGCTGAACTCCCTCGCCGAGGACATCAAGAAGTTCCTGGCGCTCGGTGAGGGCGGCGAGGAGCTCGGTGCGGCCCGTGAGCACCTCGCCAAGGCCGCGGTCGAGCTGGAGGCCATCGTCGGCCTGATGCTCACCGACCTCGCCGCCACCGAGCAGGACGTCAAGAACATCTACAAGGTGGGCCTGAACACCACCCGCCTGCTGATGGCCTCCGGTGACGTCGTCGTCGGATACCTGCTGCTCAAGGGCGCCGCGGTCGCCGCCGAGAAGCTTCAGACCGCGTCTGCCAAGGATGTGGCCTTCTACACCGGCAAGATCGCCGCCGCGAAGTTCTTCGCCGCCAACGTCCTGCCGGGCGTCACCCTGGCCCGTAAGGTCGCCGAGGGTGTCGAGCTGGACCTGATGGAGCTGGACGAGGCCGCGTTCTAG
- a CDS encoding intradiol ring-cleavage dioxygenase, whose product MNERHDEGPHEHDRGLSYDLPVLARRRMIRLMAGASLIPLMGCTTEEKTPTSSASSASSSSAACAEIPEETAGPFPGDGSNGVNVLKESGVVRSDITKSFGDSAGGTAEGVPLTITLTVVDAASGCGTPKKGAAVYVWHCDREGAYSLYSDGVTEENYLRGVQETDEKGQVTFTSVFPGCYPGRWPHVHFEVYGSLADATAATSITNTSQLAFPKDVCDTVYATDGYDASVRNLSSLSLEDDGIFSDGHERQLAAMKGSAGDGYTATLTVPV is encoded by the coding sequence ATGAACGAACGCCATGACGAGGGCCCGCACGAGCACGACAGAGGCCTCTCCTACGACCTTCCCGTCCTCGCCCGCCGCCGGATGATCCGGCTGATGGCCGGCGCGAGCCTGATCCCGCTGATGGGCTGCACGACAGAGGAGAAGACGCCGACGTCCTCGGCGTCCTCGGCGTCCTCGTCGTCCGCCGCGTGCGCGGAGATCCCCGAGGAGACGGCCGGACCCTTCCCCGGTGACGGCTCCAACGGCGTGAACGTCCTGAAGGAGAGCGGTGTCGTCCGCAGCGACATCACCAAGAGCTTCGGCGACTCCGCGGGCGGCACCGCCGAGGGCGTGCCCCTGACGATCACGCTGACGGTGGTCGACGCCGCCTCCGGCTGCGGCACGCCGAAGAAGGGCGCCGCCGTCTACGTGTGGCACTGCGACCGGGAGGGCGCCTACTCCCTGTACTCCGACGGCGTCACCGAGGAGAACTACCTGCGGGGCGTCCAGGAGACGGACGAGAAGGGCCAGGTCACGTTCACGAGCGTCTTCCCCGGCTGCTACCCGGGCCGCTGGCCGCACGTCCACTTCGAGGTCTACGGCTCTCTGGCCGACGCCACCGCCGCCACGTCGATCACGAACACCTCGCAGCTCGCCTTCCCGAAGGACGTCTGCGACACGGTGTACGCCACGGACGGCTACGACGCCAGCGTGCGGAACCTGAGCAGTCTCTCCCTGGAGGACGACGGCATCTTCAGCGACGGCCACGAGCGGCAGCTGGCGGCGATGAAGGGCAGTGCGGGCGACGGCTACACCGCGACCTTGACCGTTCCGGTGTGA
- a CDS encoding SseB family protein gives MYGYDQTAGPQGQYAPPQQPMSGGYGQQPPLYPEPSPPSLTDAVRAFTTGQMAAEDFQQVFATSKVYCPRGDNPGFLALHNTQQPVIPMFSTLKELRRYAGKESKYFVITGAEVLDLLPTGYGFVLDMEGEHRMVFDAKAVEQMVEFAMRRMYGG, from the coding sequence ATGTACGGCTACGACCAGACAGCGGGCCCGCAAGGGCAGTACGCCCCTCCGCAGCAGCCGATGTCCGGCGGGTACGGACAGCAGCCGCCGCTGTACCCCGAGCCGTCCCCGCCCTCCCTCACGGACGCGGTGCGCGCCTTCACCACCGGGCAGATGGCCGCCGAGGACTTCCAGCAGGTCTTCGCGACGTCGAAGGTCTACTGCCCGCGCGGCGACAACCCCGGCTTCCTCGCCCTGCACAACACCCAGCAGCCGGTGATCCCGATGTTCAGCACGCTCAAGGAGCTGCGCCGGTACGCGGGCAAGGAGTCCAAGTACTTCGTGATCACCGGCGCCGAGGTGCTGGACCTGCTGCCGACCGGCTACGGCTTCGTCCTCGACATGGAGGGCGAGCACCGCATGGTGTTCGATGCGAAGGCCGTGGAGCAGATGGTCGAGTTCGCGATGCGCCGGATGTACGGCGGCTGA
- a CDS encoding TetR/AcrR family transcriptional regulator C-terminal domain-containing protein, with amino-acid sequence MSRTKDKNPIPSVWTREQRRTDQPALSRDAIVREAIAMLDAEGIEALSMRKLGARLNAGATSLYRHVATKDELMELAVDEVAAEIHVPPADSPDWRAAVTEAAGSFRTTALRHPWLTLVLGQAGLAYLGPNYMSFSERLAALFTAAGFPEPSRAIDAVFSYVIGMSTTEAAWLTTVARSGESESEFVARLLPAAQQVSAGYDHLAAAGPETSAQASDPAKLRDDKFAYGLDVVLDGLSLRLPK; translated from the coding sequence ATGAGCAGGACGAAGGACAAGAACCCCATCCCGTCCGTCTGGACCCGCGAGCAGCGCCGCACCGACCAGCCCGCGCTCAGCCGGGACGCGATCGTCCGCGAGGCGATCGCCATGCTCGACGCCGAGGGCATCGAGGCGCTCAGTATGCGCAAGCTCGGCGCCCGGCTGAACGCCGGCGCGACCTCGCTGTACCGGCATGTCGCCACGAAGGACGAGCTGATGGAGCTCGCGGTGGACGAGGTCGCCGCCGAGATCCACGTCCCGCCGGCCGACAGCCCCGACTGGCGCGCGGCGGTGACCGAGGCGGCCGGATCCTTCCGCACGACGGCGCTACGGCACCCCTGGCTGACCCTCGTCCTGGGGCAGGCCGGGCTCGCCTACCTGGGGCCGAACTACATGAGCTTCTCGGAGCGGCTGGCGGCCCTGTTCACCGCTGCGGGATTCCCGGAGCCGAGCCGGGCGATCGACGCCGTCTTCTCGTACGTCATCGGCATGAGCACGACCGAGGCCGCATGGCTCACCACGGTGGCGCGCTCCGGCGAGAGCGAGTCGGAGTTCGTCGCCCGGCTGCTGCCCGCCGCCCAGCAGGTCTCGGCCGGCTACGACCACCTGGCGGCCGCCGGGCCCGAGACCTCCGCGCAGGCCTCCGACCCCGCGAAACTGCGCGACGACAAGTTCGCCTACGGCCTCGATGTCGTCCTGGACGGCCTGTCGCTGCGCCTGCCGAAGTGA